AAAGGTAACTGTTGAAAACTGAAGCTTACTTGCAGCATGAGATCTCCTTGATTGGTTTGAATTAGTTGATGGAAGTCAGTGCCTTAAAATCCCAGGGAATGTATTGTTTTTATTGATCTTGGTGGAGTATGAATATAAAATGTAACACACAAAAgtaaaaagaatttaaaaatcagaaatgatgAGTTAAGGAGCAAAACaccatttttactttttggTTTTGGCAACAATAGGCTTTAATTCTGTAAGTGAGCATGGCAATATGATACAGACACATTTAGCCAAGTTTTACATAGCAAGTAGTTTTGTAGCCTCTCATTCAACCTTAAGATTATAAGGAAGCTATAAGAAAAATTACCACAGCCCTTAAGACTTTTCACTTAAGAAAAGTATTTAATTGGCTAATAGTCAATGCAAAGACAAGTGCCACTAATGGATTTCATGTACAGTATTTGacaaggaaattattttagaCACATTCAGGCCTAACTTAAAAACATTAACAATGGAAGTGCACAGATCCTGTGGTCATCGTTTAGCATTACACATGGATGTTGCCATATTGAGGCCCTCTCTCTCTGCTAAAGGCACAATTCTTTAGATCATCTTAAAATTCAACTTTTGTGGTTCCTCGGTAAATGAAAATGGAGGAGCACACAGTAAAACAATAATTTTACTGTGCTTGTGCTTTAATAACACAGATGTATTGGGAGATGCCCCATACAACATTGTGAAGCTACCGAGGAACAGGATGTAATTTGAAAAATCAATGATTAACGAGTGAGACGTAACAATGAAGAATTAATTGTCAGCCATTCATTATGAGACCGTGTCCTGTTCTGAAGGTATTATTGCTGTTATAGGCAACATGAcgagtttaaaaaaaaaaacaaacaaaaatgtttatcaCTGGTGTAAGTAAGAGTTGAAACTGCAAGTTAAATCCAAGCAGTATCTCACATATTAACCAGTGTTTGGATCACCTCCCAAAATTTGTAAACGatctaaataaaatgaatataactgaacaatgaaaacaaaagcaacagaaaaatgaaatttgtaTGAGAACTTCAGTTATGAAACTGACAAACCTGGAATCTAAAAATCCAATTAACTCAATCTACTTTGTAAGTACATCAAATTAAAGTTCGCAATATTAAATACTTGTTCAAATCAAACAAGGCTTACAAGGAATTGCTGCTGGTTTACTATTCAGACCCATCGTTTGTATTCAAGTCCTGTGACTCTCCATGATTTAAGACAAAGAAGTCTTCTTTTTTCAAGCCGTATCTTTCAAGAGCCTCATTCAGTTTAACTGGAGGATCCAAGTAATACTGGAAAAATAACAATTCAAGGAAAAACATCACATTTAGTGAgcaagaaaatagaaaggagTATCATCACTCTAAAATACCGCTTTACATATTAGCTATTAcctaaaaaaggaaagggaatacATTTGTCAAATTGaaccaaaatgttttgtttcatttttagttttcaAAGAATCAGAATACTGATTTACGCTCCTCCAGTATCTAATAAGGAATATCTTACCCAAAATTCAGTCCTTTACAATGTAAATAGATCCCTTTGAAGCAGAAGCTGTCATTAGTCATTCCTATCACAGGATATGCTGGCAGGCAGTAGATGGCGCTTTCTCACATTAGTAAAACAAAGTGTTTACAGAATAGTGCTATTTCAGTGTAGTAAATATATTTCAGAGGAGCAGTATTTGTAACGTTTTTAAAAAGGCATCTTAAAGAAGAATaatccattttttttgttttgaagtaacTGGTCTGTTTTTTAAGTGCTAGCGACAGAGCATTTAAGGCATCTCAGATAGAAAACCTTATGAGTAAAGTAAACAGAGTCAGAAGGAAGTTACAAGACGTAATAGTGCAACTGTTGCAAAGAAAGTTGAAAAACAGCTACTAGACAAGGTGCCTCCAAGAACACAGACTTCTTGCCGTCCACTTCATTTTTAGTCACCGTTACAGTATTCAGGCAACTAATTACTACTACAAGTGATACAGAACAAAAGTGGGAATCAGCAACAACTCAGGATAACCAAGTTTTCCCATGTTTTGCCAGTAAAAGAAGCTGATATTTAATCAGAAATCAAAAATACCATTCAATGCATTTACTAGACTGACATGGTGCACAAAACCCATACTGAAGTAGGGGCACTCAGTTCTTAAGGCTTCCAAGAAATGTATGcaataaaaaagtaaaacttgGCAATGAATCTCCCTGTCTACCATGTTTCTCAACCATCAGACATCAGGTTTATTATTCACTCTACAGGACATATTCTAGCTATTTAAATCCCTACACAAACCCTGTTTATTCAGAAGAtagttgctgttttttgttttggtttttgtttttctctctgagtATAACGACTGCTAGTGCACTATTATGTCTACTTTGCTTTCAGTATGGAATGTTCAGAACCAAAGACTCGTAGCTTTGTCAGCTGCACTGATTTCTCTTTCCAGATTTCAGATGAAAGGACACAGAGGAGCTGTCATAAGAATCAGTCTACAACTCAAAGGTACAAacttcagagaagagaaagttaTTGAAATGACAGAGTACAGACTAACTTTCTTGACTGGTTCAATCTTTCTTTGCCCCATGACTTCCATTttagtggttttgtttgtttttaaatttatgcTAGATAAAAGGTAGGCAAATACATTAACTAATAAGGGTGCTCAATTGGAGAAATCTACTACCCATAATATTTACTTTCTCTAACTCAGAAGGAATATAGTTACAACTATTTCCGTGTATCTCATTCTTTCAACAAAGAAGGGGCCTTAGAGATGCTGCTTAACATAAGATTCCCAATATGCTTCTCTGTCTGACAGGATTTTCTACCAGAAAGAAATTCaacctttaaaaaataactttgcaGAAGTTACAAGATGCTGATAGATCTCCAGGTGTTTTAGTATCTATACTTTAAAATCAGTCTTAACTATTTTACACATTAGTTATGTAAAACTACACATTGTTTTGATGCACAGTCCATACAGTAACAACTTCTCACTCATATTACATTTTAATCATATATTTATAGATACATGGGTTAAATTGCATGAAGGAAATATCAATAATGACCATGTAGTCAGAAAATCGGAGCTCATGTGTAGTGCTTAAATTTACCTCATTTGCTAAAGCAAAGGTTCCCCAATGAATTGCTACAGACTTCTTTGCTTGAACATCAATATGGATTCTTACTGCTTCTTCAGGATCCACATGCTGATGTTTCATAAACCACCTatcaaaacacaaagtgaaTTTTTTGTGTCACCAGATTTCTTCTTTACATTCATGGAGTAAGTTGCAAGGAATcgaaaaatattcattttcccAATCAGAAAGTTAGAGTATATATGCCTTAAGAATATACAAACACTCAAAATCAACAGGCTGGAAAATATACatacaaaacatacaaaacagcagctcctgTATTTTCACTCCccagaaagttattttcttacCTATAATTTTAATAGCATAAGGACATATTAGTGATACCTGGAGGCATTAAGACCACAGATTTAAATTCCACTTAACTTCATGCTAGTAGCACATATCATAAAAGATGTGCTTCAGAAGATAACCAAAGGGAGTggtgagaaagcagagaaggggACCTAggcatattttaaaacactacATATAtatctaatatatatatatatatataaaaattactttttttttaccatgtCTGATTCCAGCATTATATGAATGTTATCATCTAAAAAATGTAGATACCCCACGGTAAGTAGGATACGGATTTCTGAACAAATTAGGTCTTTCACACACTAGAAAGGATTCATCTCCATTTCCAAATAAGTTGCAAAAGCAACATAAGGACttcagcaagggaaaaaaaaatgcagcaaccTGTATGTACCTAAATGACATGGACTCAGCATtgctttttaagagaaaaagcCACAAAGTAATTCTAGATTTTGACTCAGTGTTTTTCATGGAAGTCAGCCAATTCATCCTTGCTATACTTAAGACTTAAGTATACTTAGCTTAAGCATATAGCTATACTTAAGAAGAGTAAAACCTCCGAGTTCCTCTGAGCAATGCAAATACACAGGCAAGTGAACTAGACATTTCAGTTCCATCTTTTGGTTGCTGAATgacaaaaagtaagaaaaatgagCAATTTGTCTCTTTTGCCTATTTTGACCAAAACATATCATTTTCATACCTTGGCTCATAAGCTCCAATGGGGATGGCTGCAAGGTCAAAAGGTCCAAATCTTTTACCTATTTGTTCAAAAGCAACACAGTATCCGGTGtctcctgcaaagaaaaatctattCCAAGGTCCCAAGACAGACCAGCTGCCCCACAGAACCTTGTTGTCATCTGTCACAGTCCTTTTGCACCAGTGCTGAGAAGGGGTAAAGACAAAAGTCACCGCATCGTGACCAGGGACACAGTTTTCTTCCCACCAATCCAGTTCAATCACATTCTCACAACCACATCTCTGCATCCAGTCTAAAAGCCCCAGAGGCACAAACCAGCGCAGCTCACTGCCAAAGCGCTCATTTAAACTTTTTACGGAGTTGTAGTCCAAATGGTCGTAGTGAGTGTGGCTGATGACGACAGCATCTATTTTGGGGAGCTGGTCAACTGTGCACGGAGGCGGTCGGAAACGCTTGGGGCCCATCAGCTGCACAGGAGAAGCCCGTTGGCTGAAGATGGGGTCAGTAAGAAATACCAGTTCATCCATTTCCACCATAACTGAGGCATGTCCCAACCACGTGACTCGCATACCAGTTCCTGTTTTTCCAACAAGTTCTGGGTTCTGAACAAAGTATGGTTTTAACACTGGAAGCTCTTTGTCAAGTTcctatcagaagaaaaagaacaaaatatgcATGAGACATACCAGAACGGACTTGGCTGGGAAACAAAAACTTCATACAAGGCACAAATTATCACAGTCAAGACTTGagatttgtttatatttttaggCAACTTAAGAACTGCAACACAGATGTCTTTTTAATGGCCTTTTTCCCAGCAAGTTCCTCCTGAATTAATCTTTTATTTGGTCACATTTTCACTTCCCTTTCTCAAGAGAAGAGAGTTCAAGAGAGGCTAAGAAATGTACTAATGCTGATACTGACGTCCCAGCACTTCTGGTTCCTCGTTAGTTTCCTCCCTGTGATGGTTGTTGCCCTCTGTCTCTAGCATTAGATTAACACTATCAGAGAGGTTACACAGAGCTAAGTTCCTGCTCCCTTAAAAGCCCAGCTGATGCTGTGATAGTCCAGGAGTCTAGGGTTTCTTTTGCTAAATCAGCCCTGAAAGCTTCAAGGAAGTTACATCCCCTGCAATATTTTATTGATTTGGAGAGTGTATGTTGGGACAAGGATTCTGAACTCTTACTGTGAGTAATTAAGTATTcatgaaattgcttttctgagcACTAACGGATGAGACATGTCTACTGAAAAAGTTTCACTACTGCCTTCAGGAAAGAGACGCATATTAAGTTGCTGTACAAATAACCTCCAAAGCTGAATGGTTAGTGCAGTACAATCAATTAACTCATACAAGAATGAAAGAAGTATTATTATTAGAATGAGAAAAACTAAGaatgaaatagaaacattttcttctaagTACACAGAAGCAGCATAAGTTTCATGGACAGAAATTAGGTCAACCTGTGAAATTAGATGTGGTTAAGTCAATAAGTCAGTTTATGTCAAGGAAATTGTAGCCAGGTATGAAATGTAATAATTCTCATAACACAACTTACATCAGTACGTGCATTGCTAtggaaaacattcttttttaagtatttgtttttaaagttggCCTACAAATTACTTTGCACTGGAGGCGAGACTAGTTTCACTATTTGGCTTTCCCATCAGATGAGTAAAAGTGAAGTCATTCTATGTATTGGCTGCAGTATTTATATCAACCAATTTTCTGGCTAGTACTTATAATGCCtgacagtatttttattaaGCAAGGAGCTGCTTGCCTATAGaactttttcactttcatttggAACAAACCAAGATGAGATTCAGTTATAAGACCCAATTCCTCCTTAATTAACCACTTCCCAAATCATAAGAACAACCTAAACCACAAGTTCTATTAGCAGTATACTTTATATGAAATTCTTAAAACTTGTGCAATGGGATAATGAACAAAGTACATAATCTTACAGAACCTTCATCCTCCTATAGCACATTTTGTCCTCCGTCAAACCAACCAGGAACAGCAATATTACAAGAACTACAACAGACCTTTGAAATATAGCATCAATCTCAAATCAGCTATCAGCAGAGGCAGATGTGCTTAATATACCATCCTGTCTTTATTgctagaagaagaaaatgtttctacCTACATTATGCTGTACTCCCCAACCCACGTTCTTCCTTCCTAAtgcaaagcaagaagaaacacatgaCTGGCCTCAGTAAGTCTAGCTAATTAGCTTAGGATTTTTGGTACTTAGTGCATACTGGACTACCACTGGATTTTACAGCAATAAGAACAATTGATACTGTTGATCCAAAACCTAAATACTTAAAAGACATTTCAGTGgcactgagggaaaaaaaagcaacaaatttttaataaaacctGTAATAAATGTACAAAAAGTATATTCATTCTGGATAATGCTAAAGGCTTGTTGAGAAAGCATGAATACACAGCTTTTCCAACAGCGAAGTACCTggattattactttttaaaaaccaTATGCAAAGCATTTGGTACAAATAAACTGAACCTGCTCAGTACAGGAGGCACCAAACATGCTTAAAGCTGGAAACTGGAGCAGGAATATCTTCTAAGACTATGTTATCTAGCAGTGTTAAATAAAGTATGGAGCACCTAGTTTGAATTTTAAACAAGCTCAGAAGAGCTTTAAAGCTTGATTTAGGTGTGGAACAGACATAGCTGGAACAAGCATCAAAATGGCTGTGAGGGCTTAAGGAGTGCATTTCATTGATCCCTATCtgagtttttctgtttctgatgcatTTCACTAAGCTACTAAATAATTAGAGGTACTTAATCCTACAATTTCAGATGCAAAGCAATAAAATTAGTCCAAAATGAATCCCAGCTGGGTCAGAGAGAACAAGTGAGCTTTACAACTGGGACAGTGCAGATTTCTTTGTAATCATCCTTTATTGCAGGGATAACCAGTAAATTAAAGAGAAGCACTGCAGGTCTCTACTGCCATCAAAGCTGTACATTCTGCTCTCAGTACAGCTGAGCACTGCCTTCTAGGTAGCTCAGTCACTGACGAGGTTTCTCACTTGTGCTGACAAGAGCTGAAGCAATGACTACAGCTACTGCACACATACAGAACAGGGCAGCAGTCAAAGGCAACTGAAACCAGCCAAGTTGTGAATTGTACATAAACGTGACTAAAGCACACTGAGACAACTGCTGTTAGTACAGATAACTTACAGAGACAGGATACCATTTTTAAAACGGGAAATCATTGGAGGGGACCCCAGACCAAAATAAGTTcgctgtgctttttttctgaaactgaaCTATTATTAGTGTAGAACAATTACAGCCAAGATTAATTCTCCCTTAAATAAGCTCTGTGCTACATAACCTTCAAGAAATCTCAAATTTTCTCAGGGCCATGTTAATAAGAAACCTGATCAGATAACTTCCTTCACAGGTAATTCATGTAagataacaaatgaaaaatgtaagcTACTTGCTGAACACGGCCTGTGAGTTTTATAGCTTATGTCTGCTTTCTAGGGTGCTTAAAAGCATTACTAACTCCTGTTGGTTCAAAAATACTTCCCCTTGTTGTATATCCTTTtgcacagcttttctgtaggtcaagaaaacacattagaaaatacacaaagaagTAATCCTGTCAAAACTTTAGCCCAAGACTGTGAACTTTAACACTGTCATGGCTACAGAGATAACCAGTGGTTTGCCAGTTTCCAGTACTCCTCATGGACATGAAGCATCTCTCAGAGGTTACTTCTCCAACCTCTGCTTTTTAAGGCCTTCCTTATATAGATACCACACCTGATAGAAGCAACacacaaagaacaaacaacGATGTCTCCCAGTAAACTGGCACTGTACCtttaatatttcagtataaATACTTGTTCCCGTTAGTTTtaatatatgcttttttttttttcctcttggtttactgaaacagaaacataGATTTGCAAACACTTCcataagtaaaagaaagaaactatatatatatatacatatatatatatgtttaatatgtatttcatgatagtctaaaaaaaaaaaaaaaggtaatgaTATGCCACAGCTACTTTGTCCAATATAAATGATGTTTTATTGTATGATTCATAATGCAATGCCCATTAAAATGGAAACAGTATATTTGTTTATGTAGTTCATGATTGAGTcaggttatttttgtttttcataaacaTAAACTGTACCAACTAAATCAAGGTTGAGAAACTAATTGAAAGGCAAAATCTTGAAGAAGCGAGAAGGATTATTACTTTATTGAAAAGTATAAAGAAAGCAATTacaaaatcagaaaaacagCACCAGTGAGGAATATCCTGAAGTTGTCCAATTTCTTAGTTAGAAATTGTCCTGCTTTAGATGTTATGCTTGAGGAAAAAGCCATCTAAATCACAAGCAGACAACATGTAAGCGCTTACCTGTTTTGAAGATGGCACATTGCTGTTATCTTTCTCCATGAGGCACCATTTCAA
The sequence above is a segment of the Excalfactoria chinensis isolate bCotChi1 chromosome 1, bCotChi1.hap2, whole genome shotgun sequence genome. Coding sequences within it:
- the NAPEPLD gene encoding N-acyl-phosphatidylethanolamine-hydrolyzing phospholipase D isoform X2 produces the protein MDKKTEEPAPSASSQYPKEAVRKHHNSDRGSRGSDSSRASRKSFRLDYRLEEDVTKSKRGKDGRFVNPWPTWKSPTLPNVLKWCLMEKDNSNVPSSKQELDKELPVLKPYFVQNPELVGKTGTGMRVTWLGHASVMVEMDELVFLTDPIFSQRASPVQLMGPKRFRPPPCTVDQLPKIDAVVISHTHYDHLDYNSVKSLNERFGSELRWFVPLGLLDWMQRCGCENVIELDWWEENCVPGHDAVTFVFTPSQHWCKRTVTDDNKVLWGSWSVLGPWNRFFFAGDTGYCVAFEQIGKRFGPFDLAAIPIGAYEPRWFMKHQHVDPEEAVRIHIDVQAKKSVAIHWGTFALANEYYLDPPVKLNEALERYGLKKEDFFVLNHGESQDLNTNDGSE
- the NAPEPLD gene encoding N-acyl-phosphatidylethanolamine-hydrolyzing phospholipase D isoform X1, whose amino-acid sequence is MVRGRALWSCCLQLGALPSALCCAGGKPQPFNSSCWRAAEQRRGWSGTMEEEEEEEDGTAQGQRPGSSQKNMDKKTEEPAPSASSQYPKEAVRKHHNSDRGSRGSDSSRASRKSFRLDYRLEEDVTKSKRGKDGRFVNPWPTWKSPTLPNVLKWCLMEKDNSNVPSSKQELDKELPVLKPYFVQNPELVGKTGTGMRVTWLGHASVMVEMDELVFLTDPIFSQRASPVQLMGPKRFRPPPCTVDQLPKIDAVVISHTHYDHLDYNSVKSLNERFGSELRWFVPLGLLDWMQRCGCENVIELDWWEENCVPGHDAVTFVFTPSQHWCKRTVTDDNKVLWGSWSVLGPWNRFFFAGDTGYCVAFEQIGKRFGPFDLAAIPIGAYEPRWFMKHQHVDPEEAVRIHIDVQAKKSVAIHWGTFALANEYYLDPPVKLNEALERYGLKKEDFFVLNHGESQDLNTNDGSE